The window CTGTAACGAGTCAGTCTATAACGCGCGTAGCTGATCTATGTTCATATAGTACCCACTGACCGGTTTTCATGATAGACATATGCGCAGCCCGATACTATTATGAACTCGATGATGGAAGCCGAAACCATTAGTTATTGGTTAAATCCGCTTCTAGTCGAGTATTATTTTAAGAACTCTTGAAATTGAAGTGTGTGAATAACTTGGTAATTTGTGATGCACGTATACAAGATCGCCAGAGAATTAAACACTTATTTTTACTCCTCGCTAGCTACACGAGTATTAGCATTTATAATCGGAAGAAACTAAAGCCTGACCAAataactactagcgacacctggtggatccccacttgccacaagtggaatccttattgccacagtagttgatgtcctactgtacACTCGccacacctggtggatcctcacttgccacaagtgcaatcctctattgccgcagtagttgatacTAGCGACACCATGGTGGATCCTCATTTGCCACAAGTGAAATCcttattgccgcagtagttgatgtccaactgcacactagcgacacctggtggatcctcacttaccACAAGTgcaatcctctattgccgcagtagttgatacTAGCGACAACATGGTGGATCCTCATTTGCCACAAGTGAAATCcttattgccgcagtagttgatgtccaactgtacactagcgacacctggtggatcctcacttgccacaagtgaaatccttattgccacagtagttgatATCTAACTGCTCACTAGCGACATCTGGTGGATTCCCACTTGCCAGAAATGGAATCcttattgccgcagtagtttatgtcctactgcacactagcgccACAAGCGGAGTCCTTTATTGCGACAGTGATGCGTGTTCGGTATTACGAGAGATATCACGCATACTGTATGGAGTGTGAACTCGATGATTTCCACTCCTATTGAGGCGTATATCCCCAGACAATTTTGTAATGCGTGTTTGCACTCTGATAGTCAATTAGTGATGAATTGAAACTCAGTTGTTGACATAATTTTctgaatcgatttaatttctcgAAATCCGTTTCGACGTGACGTATTAGAGAAAAAGAGCCCATCTTTCGGTAACCGGTATCAGTGCGTATACTGCATAGACCTCTTGACTTATTTTCCTCTCGAGTGAGGCGTAGCTGGGAAAAACTCCGACATAAGGAACTTGTGTTTTGTGAATTTGAATTGCAAAGTGTTACGTTCATAAATGCGAAGAGCTGACTGTCTGCGGACTAGTGACGGGTTCAAGAGTGTGATCCGAGCATCTTTTCATTACTTCCTCCCTCGCAGTGATTCAAATCGAATGATATCTTGAGATTCTATCTCAGTACCAACCCCTTCCCTAGTAGACACACCCTCcttcacagggatttgaacctgatgacatcatgagactctgtcacagtacaaacctcTGCCTAAAATAGACCGCGTAAGGGTTTTCAAAATTGAGGTGAATTTTCTGCTATTTGTTTCTATTAAAATGATGGAATTGCAAGTAAATGCATTTCAATTGCTGATATAGCTGTTATGCACCGGTGAAAAATAACAGGTTCGAATAAATATCGcagttaaaaaaaaactaattgaaACAGCTACTCAAACGAAGGTAAAATGTTCACGTGGAATTTTAAGTGAAAGCTACAATTTAGCAACGTTCCTAATTGAATGGAGCGTTCGCGAGGGTTGGGGTGAGCACTTAACCTAACTACCGAGTCAAACATCGGTATTGTCAAGAGTAAAAGCAGCACTTGCGTATGATATGATGATTACGGGGGTTTCGGGGGGTGCTGCGCGTCGGCGGCGGCGGTGGTGGCAGACCGAACGGATCGCTGTTGCTGTTCGGCGCGGTAACAGCAGCCGCTACACAACCGGTTCAAACGGCAATATCATCGCCAGCTAGAGACGATCGCTCAGTTAACCGACCGGGGGTAGGCTACATTCACGCGCCGCGTCATCAGTCTGCTGGTTAGCTAGTCCTGGGAAATATCATCGAATCAATCAAACGCTACTGTTTCGAGCGAACGCGCGTGTATATTCGTATAGCGCGATTGATAAGGTACGTATTTTTATACGGTATAGTTTCGTTGAGTTTAAACCTATGTATCTCGTGTCGTCGGAAGAGAAACTGTAAAAGCTGCTGACTTCTGCTTAAGTTCTCATGATTTTCACGCAAAATTGTCGGATCGGCCTAATCGTAAAATCAACACACGGAAGAAAAGATAGCGCGCACTCTGAGTTTGAAGTGGATTTCTTTCGAAGTCGAAATCTATCGATCTCTACGATTAGAGTGAGGACGTCGATTATTAGATTTCAGGATTTATCGAAATTTGTCACGAAAAATGAAGTAACGCGAATCTGTTTTCCGATTACTCGCTATACGGAACTTTTTGCGATTGGATTCGGTCGTCATCGGGGATTTGAGAAACGTTTCGGTTGGCGGCGAAAACCTTCAATACCGACTCTTTGTAAGCAGTTAGAATAATTGGGATAATTTCATTGGAAGCTTTCAGTCGAACGGCTGGCAGAATTCGAAAGTGGTGAGTGTCTACAATTTAAACTGTTGCAGATGTTTCGACaccttctctctcctctcattAGCTACCTCTTCCCTtgctctctctcctctcccctgcTCTCTGGTTCTCCATCGAATACTTGACTCTCGTAGATCAACGACCTTGAGCTCGTGTTAGACGATGTTTTAACAGTGGCTGTAATGTCTTTACTGTCAACATCATCACCATCAAATAGTGATTCTCGACGTTTATTTTGTTTAGTTGGTTCAGattcagttgttagattgatgtATAGTTGGTTTAGATTCGGAATCAGAATCCAGTTCGCACGGTTGTGTAGGTTTTACatcgactctggatccagttccacagttgtgtgggtttaacatcgactctggactcagttcgggtttaatttgactctggatccagttccacagttgtgtgggttcaaaCTCGACCTTGGATCTAGGTCaacagttgtatgggtttaatttgactcgggcccagtttcactgttgtgtgggttttatttgacgatggatctagttccacagttgtatgggttttATCTGACtccggatccagttctacagttgtgtgggtttaattcgactcttaATCCAGTCCAACAGTTGtgagattttgaatttgatttcttttacGTAATTAGAAACCAACTAATTTTGATCTTAAGGCGTGAACTGTGTCAAAAAATGATCGCAACAAGAACCCGATCCAACTGAATTCACAGTTCAGTGTTAAACTCTATGCAGCTGACAGGGTTGTTAGAACTAATTCAGATCTTAAGAGCATTCGATCCGGAGTCAAACTTCTACCCAAGACACTGCATCACTGGCGATTTAAAACGAAATACGTATACAACACAAACCAAGAAATTAATTGAggatatcaatatcaaaattactaccGGCGACGAGGACCGCGGGAAAATTCCGTGCCAGTGTGTATATAGCAAATTCTGGAACGGTTTAGAAAATTCTACAGGTTCGACCGTAAAAAAAGCGAGTCAACATTATTTTTGCgatatgatattgaaaatgcCATCGCCTCCACCGCACGCGATCGCGTTCACATCCATATCGTGAACAGCGACGAGTAAAACGACGCTTATAAAATAAACGGCTCGCGATCAACGAACCGTTCAAAAAAACCAGCGCCGAATAACTGCCTGTATTTTGAAAAGTAATATCGAAACCGTTCGTATAAATGTTTTACGTTAGAACGCTATATGTTTTTAGGTAATCGAATTACGATCCCGAATTGGTCCATCTCGGATTGCAATATATTTGCGTAACGCGTGATGGAAATAGAGGGAGAGCTATTTTGATTTGAGGTTCTATTACGCACGCGGTTCCCACTATCGTGTTGCGTTTCGCTGGATAGATTTTCGTGCGTTGGTTTTTTGTTGGTTTTTACGTATATTGTTTTGGTTGAGTTGTTTGCTGCTATTGTGATCATTGAGCGTAAACCCACGACATAAATGTAAACAACTGCTATTGTTGTTCTCCTGATTTTGTTCCTATCCTCGTTCGATTACGGAATAAACGTCGAGTTTGCTGatgtttattgttattttgaaacgccaatactgatgacgtagtgcacattgaCTCAGAAAGAACCATTTAACGCATGCTAGGTTTCAATGTAtacaaacattattgtaacggttttacggcgtcaaaaaatcccccaatacaaaaagaaagaagttttccttgagctagtagtttattttcaacgtttcgacaaCATCCTTTTGGTTATCCTCAGGAATACTAATCGTTACAATAGAAATCATGAAATAACGCGAATCTAATGTTATGTTATATGTTACGTTACGTTACGTTATGTTTTGATTTCTTTTATCACGGAATTTTTCtttctaaaaatgttatttttgtcCAAATTAGCGCGCCGAATTCGGGGATTCGCTTGGACGTAAAATCGTTCGCGAtagaaatttgtttttaaacaCGCTCGATTGAGCGATGCGCGCGACAGCTGACAAACTGTCTCCCAATCTGGGGCAGACGAGATTCAGGAGCAACAGCTGCCGCCGGGTGACGAGTTAATTAATCTTCTATTTTGAAAACGGATTAGATATCAAATCGAATATAACGCAgtcatattttattcatcatgTTTTGTATAAACGATGTACCAAACAAATCGGTGTTTATTAAAACCCGTCAGCCTTCATAGAAAACACGCGCCTTGGGTTCCATTTTGTACCGTTTCTGATCTTGAAACAATAATGATCGTCCCTTTTATTTACCTATCTAGTTTTAATTTGGTGTTCCCATTTTCTCTCGGTGGTTTCCACCAGTCACACCTGCGGCGAAGAAAACAGGCGGTCTGATTTCGGAAATCGAAGTTACAGAGGCTGGTTGGTTATAGTCGCGACTTGAGTCCAGTAgtggttttaaatcttaagaatGGTCTCAGAAGTTGTCGGTAGAATTCACAGAACTGTGTTCAGATCGAATTATATGCTCGGAGAGCATGTTACAGCTAGTGTTATTGCACCCACAGCTCGTATTGTCATAAATGTACTCCTGACTATGTTTCGAACAGTTTACAAGTCCTTAAATCGGTTCGTGGTCACTTAGATTTGTCCACTGTGAAGCAGCACTATTCATAAAATCACACAATCGTTCCCGCGCAAACAGCTTACTAATGGTGGCCTTTTAATTCTGTCAATTTTCTAAATGGTCCATTACCTTGTTAATTATTCTGTCAAATCCTTCTCATCTAAATTCAATAACAGTTGGTCGTATGGTTTATAAGTTagtatattttgattttgttctgATGAAGACAAACATGGTTGCTAGCCGAAAAATGTCAACGatataatttttgaatataagtaaatataacaaaaaaaaaagatctaAAATGATCGCCTCGGCATTTTGTTTACTTTAATGGGAAATTTCATTTCCGCTTCGCGTCAGCCAGCCTGATCCGACAAacgactgattggggtttaTTTTCTAGTTTGTTTGTCTAATACACCGAGTTTTGGAAGTATCTGTGAAGGGTTTTTTTCAGCCCACGCCTCCCGGTCGATAACAACAAGTCTCTATTTTTATGTTTGTACGTCTTGTAGACAGGGATTGTTCAAACGCCGAGTCTAGTTGCGAAGCCAGCATGTTCTATCTAATTTGTTGAAGTAATCGAGATCGAAAAGGTTGTCTCTATAACTAACAATATTATTTCTGTCTATTTTTTCAGTCAtttttcaagtgaaaattttttgccaatattcataatttttaCTGAATCGGTGAATTCAATCGATAGTGAGGTCTTCATTTAgtaattaatcataattatattgaATCACTgacattgagaatgagaaagaCGTCATTAGTAAGTAACTAATCATGATTTCACTAAAACATCTGGGAATGATTAAAGCGTGATTAATAATGAATCATACTTAACTGAATCCGcgaagttattgagaatgagaaggtgaTTATTAATAACTGATATGATTTTACTGAAGTCTTAagattattgaaaaatggtGAGGTCatcagtaactaatcataattttactggaTCCACGAATAAACACGATGAGACGGAACACTAGTTGATTACTTGACGCACGACTTTCGCTTCTGATGAAAGTAGTAGCTTCATCATGCTTATTAATTCTACACCGGTTAACACAGCGCATGTATATACAAAGCTTCCGAATCCATTAAGTAATTGAGAAAGAGAAGGAGGTCATTTTAGTAACTAGTCATGATTTCACTGACTCCTTGAGATTTTTGAGAATGGCGAGGTGACTAGTAAAAGGTCGTTATTTTACTGAATAGTTGAAGTAATTAAGAATGAATGGAGTAACTAATGCGGTTATCCTCtgtgaaagtttgatttttagacggtatatatataactaACAATTTGAATGTTATTCGTCTTTTCAGTTGATCAACATTTCTGACACGACCGTCAAAGTGGAAGAATGGCAAAACGTTGTAGTCACCGAAAGCCGATGTTTCGGAAAGCGTGATTACATATGACAAAGTCGCGTTGATAATATTGAGACACACACAGCTGACGTATATAAAAAAAGAACGTTACCAACTGATTATATTCATGTAATCAAACCCTCAGGGTACGCGTGCTCTTAAACGCCAACTGTTCGAATAAACCAGAGAGAGAGCTAATCGTTAATTGCGTACGTTGGGGCGGTTTGAAACTAAATCCGCTGTTCAAAAAGAAACTTAGCGTACATTCGGATCGTATTACTGCGCTATAggcgacaaccgtaaatcaaATTCCGTGCGCTCCTCGCTCGGGGATATCAGATTACTCAATAGTGCTGTCACTATCGCGTTTACGGTGAACCGAGGAACTATTTCTCATTgaaaaaagatatataattgTATTGTGTCCgacagtgctgccacctttCAGACATCGTAACtatagtgctgccaccatCGTGACTGCGTCTAAATGAAAAACTACTTGCGGTATATGTAAAAGTTCTGGTAACTCTGTGCGTGTGTTAGGCGTCATTTTCAGGCTTTCGTATCGATGGTACTGCCGCCGTCATGTTAATGGCAAAACCACGAACTACTTGCCAAGCAATCCGGATAAACTGATCgacagtgctgccacctaccCGTACTTCGTCTCGATAGTGCTGCCACCGCCGTGACGAACCTACTCGAGAGGTAGTAGCGATGGTTATTCCGCCGAGCTTTGTGAACGTTTCGCTAATCGGTCAAGGTAAAATCTCGCACGATAAGACGATACTAATGATGGAAAACTCGACTCAAGAGTTCGAGTCGTTGTTCGTTTACGGAGACGCCGCCGCCACCGGCGCTGCCGCTGCTAATTCCTCTTCGGCGCTGAACGTTACCCCGGTCGTCTGTCACGACTGTTCGGCTGCTTGCGGAGTCTCCACGAAAGAGATCATAATCGGTTTCGTGTTGGCGTTTTTCATATTCCTGACGATATTCGGCAACGTGCTGGTGCTCGTGGCAACGATACGCGTGCGTCACATGTGGACTGTAAGTAACGGTATGATCGCTTCTCTAGCGACGGCTGATCTACTGGTCGCTATAGCCGTGCTGCCGTTAAGTTTACAACAAGAGGTTTGCAATCAAGTGTGGACGCTGGGCACGACTATGTGCGTTATTTGGATGTCGGCGGACGTGTTCTGCTGCACGGCGTCCATTTTAAATATCGCTTCAATCGCGCTCGATCGATATTTCAGTATCGTTATGAACGTCGAGTACACGCACCGACCGGACGCATGTTTCTCGCGTCGGCGAGTTTGTATCGCGATGATCACAATGGTGTGGACGATATCGCTGTTGATCGCCGTTTCGCCGCCGCTGTTTAACTGGTACGCCGGAAACGAATTTGACGATCCGTACTCGTGCATAATCAGCCACGATTTGGGTTACACGATATTCTCGACGTTCGGAGCTTTCTACATCCCGCTGGCGATCATACTGTTCGTTTATTATAAGATCTACCGGGTCGTGTTGGCGCGTGCGGCCGGTAAGCGTCAGGTCAGACCCGTTTACCACACGAGCAGCAACGATCGGTCGGTGATCACCGAAGTGTCCGAACTGAACACGTGTATCGATCGTGCGGTGACGACTACGGCAGACGAGAATGGCTCGACGGCACCGCTCACGTCGAAAAATGGCTTCCGCGCGAAACGGAGGACGCGCGATCAAACCGGAAGTACCTCATCGTCGACTCGATCCGATCATAAAGAGCGATCGCGACGCAGCGTTAAGTTACTGGGGATTATTATAGCCTGTTTCACGTTGTGTTGGCTGCCATTTTTTATTCCGGTTGCCATTTTGCCGTTTTGTCCGACGTGCCGAATGCCGCCGAAATTGTACAGTTTTGTTTTATGGTTGGGTTATTCGAACAGTTTTCTAAATCCGTTCATCTACGCCCTGTGGAGCCAAGACTTTCAGAACGCTCTCAGGAAATTGCTGCCTTGTTTGGCGGGCCGGGTACCCCGCACGTAATACATATACGGATGTACATTCAAAATATAACAGTTGCCGGTCGCATCCGGGCATTCCCGATCTGAATCGGTGCATCCGGACATTCCCGATCTGAAGCGAAATATTTCGGCCGTTTATTCCGAAAATTCCCGATTTGAAATCGCAATCCCTACGCATTGATTTCCGAAAATTTCCGAATGGAAGCGGAATTCAAACCGATAAAACGGAACATTCCCTGCGTTCCCCGTCTTTTTGTGGCGCAATTGCGGTCAAAACTTTCGAAATAGCtgtaaattatttcatcaacaaCTTATAAAACGTTTGTTGGAATTTATATAAGTAAGTTTGTTGTGTATAATATTTCTTCTTCCGAACTGTGATAACTATCATTATAGGCTTATTATAcaggtttttatcttattttgtTAGATTCATAGATTAAAGTGGACTTGATTTAAACATTAAGCACCAGGTGTGGACTCAGTCCTGGATTTCAAATTGTAAATAGTCATCAAGGCCCTCCCAACGATGTTTATCGAgaacaaatttcaaatcacTGAAATATCATCGACTACAATGGCTTAAtcaattatatatgtatatacgtggAAAGATCTGTTGAAacttgtttgatattttcgtcACCGATTTTTTGTCGACATCAAATGTCCTAATGATTCGatgaggatccgccaggtgcgCTAGTCGTCGGGATACCGGCAACGCTACTGATAGAAACGAAGGTTCGGCGATAATCCGCCAGGATCGCTAGTGATTACTGGGTTTCTTCTacgtttcatttcaattttaatcaattttaaccGATTaaccactagcgaacctggcggatcctcgcctgccatacgtggaatactcgattgccacagtagcggtgCGGGTACCTCGTTAACGATGACAACTTTACGACTAGAAAAGTATACCCCTCGGCGACCATATGATGAGTTCAAAACCATGCCAAATATTGAGTAGAAAAGTTTCGAATTCATCTACGATCGAGGACTAATATTTGGATTCGGGAGTTGAAAAATTCGATTGacaatgaactaatttcgaaTAACGTTGGTAAAACCGACTGTAAGCTACGCCGTCTGGGGGCGCGTGCCGGAACTCCAGTGCACACGTAGCACACGTTGTATACGATACGATcgaagaattttcaaaactatcaACTGTTCCCGTCAACAAAGACGACgattttaataattgattcggaattaattttttaggATATGAAAATCGATCACAGTTTTAAATCcgataatgaatgaatgtgaTGAAACGATCAATCAACTCACTTTACTGCATGTatgagagagagggagggagggagggaggggcagggagggagggagggagggagagggagaggggagagggagagagggagagggagagggagagggagggagagagagagagaggggggagagtCGTTTAACGATAATATCACTTCTCGATAGTGACAACAttaatcaatcaaaaaattaaTATCACAGCTTCAAACTTTCATCGGATGTAACGATTTATCGGCAATGATATTGATcgagagagtgagagatgaACAAAAATAACGCAGTCTGATTCGCCTCGCTCTGGCCCTAGACCGGCAGTACTAATGTTATTGCGATATACATTCGAATGATCAAAATGCAGGCATCATCTGCCACAGGGAACCAGCCCTTCAGATATTGGCTATCATAATCAAAAGCCTGATCGAACAGTTTTTGAACTTGCGCTGATGAAATGTCTTACGAATGTTACGGTTTTAGTTttcgattgaaaatgtctcaggtgaagttgtGAACACATGTGAACAGATATTAGAAGTGTGCTGatagaatatctaatattTGGTGTTATAAGTTGATTTCCGATTAAGAATATCTCTGATGAAGTCCTGAACACAGTCATGTGGAGTGTTCACGAACAGAAAACGTGCTGACAAAATATCTTATGTCTGTTGCAATTGattttcgattaaaaatgTATCTGGTGATGCACCGAACACGAGGCAAAGCTACTTGACgatcactttttaaaagtgTAATGATGAAATGTACATAACGTGTTGTCATTGTACTAAAATGTACATAATGTCTAGCGATACAGCAGGACCTGATATTGAGGAAAATGTTGAGGAGATATCAATTATATGAATAAGGCCTATTTGTTTAATATTTCGTgcgttgtttttgaaatatatactgTGGATAACATGTTACAAGTGTAATTATATGTTATtagtatgaatatatgaatatatgactgttgaaaataaaaaagctATGGAGATAAAAAGAAGAACTTTATTACTTATTACTTCATGATATGTAGTTGATTACACTGAGGGTTTAGATAGATTGGATTTCAAAAATCGTCGAACCGTGCTTTGTGGAACAGAGGATTGATTAaacccacataactgtggaactgggttcagaatcgCATTGAGCTCAcgggtcaaattaaacccatacaacGTGGTACTGatgacaaattaaacccacacaactgtgcaactggattcAGTGTCAATTCCAACCTAAAAAACGTGGAAATGAGTTCATAGTTAAATCAAGCCCACACAAATATGATGatgttttgtatttcattttgttatgaTTTTTCTGCTTTCACTAAATCTAACGCTTGtgattatttacattttaagTATGCTAACAACTTTCTCAGGGATATTTAGTACAAGAAAATTGCCACATCAACATTAAAAACTCCGCCCAATAACCGTCATCTTTCCTCCAAAAAACCTCCAACCAATTTATATAGTTACCTAGATTCATTGTCTGCAATATTAAAGCGATATAATGAGGTTTTTGAAGGCGTTATGAAACTcttaagttagttttcttgtcaACTCTCACATCAATGGACGACTTCACACAAAATCACACAAAACAAACCAATGAAGCGGAACTATATATACTGCGTGAGTATTTACTTATCCACACGTCCTTGGAATTTGCGGAAATCGATGCACGGTATCTACGCTAGCGGTCAAGTTGCGTCGACAAATTTACAACGCGCTTTCTGAGAAAGTATTCCGTTAAATGTTTATCGCAACTAGAACCGGTCTCATTTCAGCTGCTTAGATCCGATTCGtttaaatatttgttttataatcAGTATAATTTCGCTTTCTGTCGACCCTTACAGAGAAACAGCTGTCTGAAACAGCGCCTACAGCTTGAAGGTGAATTTATTCTCAACATCTATTCAAGCGTACCCATCCGATCCACTATTAATACTGCAGGATACTTTGAGCCTCAGAGGCGCCTTTCAGCTCGGTTATCATCCTCTGGGGTTACGGTCAATATCTCGAAAGATAATTGACGTTTTGACGAAATCTAACGCATAATATTACGGAACAATAaggttattttgaatttcaatataCATCGACGATTAAAATGATGTGcgcggtaaccagtctagccacAATATTGATTACGTAGGGCACATCCACtcaaaatttcattatcttaaaaacttcaaaatttcattagatacaaaataagagttatgaaattaattcaattacaTTTTGTAGTGCACATTGACTCACATAGTACATGCATAACGCGTAGTTATCGGATACTGTAAATCCTTGATTTTTGATCCAAAGTTTCACGTGACAAGCACCGATTCGAAAACCAAAATtgtaatgattattttaaaaCGCCTGAATATTGATGATACGGTGCACAAAGTCTCATACACTGCCCCTTTCAGTACGTCTACACTGCCGTGCCGCGTATACATCGGTaatggactttgctagtacaccgcatcatGGTGTATcgatgaaattagttatttgtTTGTATCTCTGATGAAAGaaggcagcacctgtcaaacactGTAAggtattagtaactaatgatacatcGCACCATGGTGTAGACGTACTATTAGCGGCAGCATGCCTGTTACTCAATGCAACGGGGTGGAACtttgaacagaatttcaaataatatcCAGCAATACCCTTTAGGTTATTAATAAGTCAGCGCTGAAAGGGCTGAATAAAGCATAGTAGTTATTATTCTATATAAACACATCGATGTAACTGACGGTTTTAACGGCATCGAAGAATCTGATACCGCCAGCACCGAGGAGCTCAGTACGCCGCGTCTATTCAACGACCCGAGGTCGCACCCCGGCGTCTCCTACGGATCAAACGACAACATGGGATTGATCCATGTGAGTGGTCGCGTCGAAACCTGTAACCAACCAATCATAAAATCGTACTTATACATATACGGATAATATATTTGCCTGCTGTCGGAATTATCGATCACAATCGTCATCACCGGCGTCGCGTAGGGCTACATACATTATATACACTCTTATTAGcgattttattgaattatggacaCGTTTCCCCCTTCTTCGTTACAGCCTTGGAGAAA is drawn from Tubulanus polymorphus chromosome 10, tnTubPoly1.2, whole genome shotgun sequence and contains these coding sequences:
- the LOC141911580 gene encoding 5-hydroxytryptamine receptor 5B-like; the protein is MVIPPSFVNVSLIGQGKISHDKTILMMENSTQEFESLFVYGDAAATGAAAANSSSALNVTPVVCHDCSAACGVSTKEIIIGFVLAFFIFLTIFGNVLVLVATIRVRHMWTVSNGMIASLATADLLVAIAVLPLSLQQEVCNQVWTLGTTMCVIWMSADVFCCTASILNIASIALDRYFSIVMNVEYTHRPDACFSRRRVCIAMITMVWTISLLIAVSPPLFNWYAGNEFDDPYSCIISHDLGYTIFSTFGAFYIPLAIILFVYYKIYRVVLARAAGKRQVRPVYHTSSNDRSVITEVSELNTCIDRAVTTTADENGSTAPLTSKNGFRAKRRTRDQTGSTSSSTRSDHKERSRRSVKLLGIIIACFTLCWLPFFIPVAILPFCPTCRMPPKLYSFVLWLGYSNSFLNPFIYALWSQDFQNALRKLLPCLAGRVPRT